Part of the Harpia harpyja isolate bHarHar1 chromosome 16, bHarHar1 primary haplotype, whole genome shotgun sequence genome, CAGTACATCTTGTCGCCGTGCTCACGGAAGGTGCCTTTCTGCAGCTGGCCCAGGCAGTAGGCGCAGATGAAGTGCTCGGGGTGGTACTTGCGCCCTGCAGCTGTGATGCAGCGGCCGGTCACAGGATGGCCGCAGCCGTGGCAGATGTTGCCCTGCCGCTGGTGGAAGTGCAGCTCGCAGTAGGGACGTCCCTGCAGCTCGAAGAAGGAGCCACGGGTGAAGCTGCTCAGGCACTCCTGGAGGGAAGGTGGCAGGGAAGTCTGGCACCACCTCGGGGACACACTCAGCCCGGAGTCCCCGCTGGCCCACCACCCACTTACCGTGCACACGAAGCACTCGGGGTGCCAGACGCCCTGCAGAGCTGACAGGTAATTGTCCGTTACGGGGCGGTCGCAGCCCTGGCATTTCGGGGCAAACATGGCCAGGAAGTCCTGGTGGCAGTACGGCTTCCCGCTCTGCTCATGGAAACCTGCGGGGAGGGCGTTGGGATGGGCACCCACCTGGGGGGAGGCTTGCAGTGGGGCATGGCCATGGGGGATGCCCAGGATAGGAGGTAAGGCAGGCAATAGAAAGACTGGGGGGGGCTACTGGATGGGGCGATGAGTGCAAGGGCTGggctatgggtgggatacctggAGTGGGGGCAATGGGGGCAGGACCCCCACACCCATCCCCTGGGACATACCGTCATCTCCGAACaccttcccacagtgggcacagaaGAAGTGCTCGGGGTGCCAGGTCTGGTCCAGGGCCGTGAGGACTTTCTGCAGGAAGCAGCACGGTGAGGCAGCTGGTGGCGGTGGGGGGTGGCAtgggaggctgggggggcttACCTCGCGGATGGGGCCAGCACAGTAGGCGCAGCGGGGCGAGAAGGCCTGGTGATAGTCCTCCTCGCAGTACGCCTGCCCGCCCCGCTCAAAGAAGGGCCGGCTGCCCAATTCCTGCCCACAGCGGGCGCAGGTGAAGTGCTCAGGGTGCCAGGTTTTGCCCAGGGCTGTGAACACCTGTGAGGAGGCAGGGGCAGTGAGAGCAGCCCCAGGGGATGCCGTGAGCCAAGGGGAGAGGGGCACCAGGATGGAGGCGGGGGGGCTCACCTTGCCAGCGATGGGCTTGTGGCAGGTGGCGCAGACGCTGGCGGGGGTGGCTGTGATGCCCAGCTCCTGCAGGTCCCGGGTGAGGCTGCCCAGCATGTTGTCCAGCGAGGGCTTGGGCTCCACTGGCACTCcggctccctgccccacagccactaGCTGCCAGGAAGGAGGGTGGTGCGGGCCAGATGAGGGCTGGGTGAGGGCCAGGCCCCCAACCTCCTTTCCCCCAGGGCCAAGGCTCACCTTACTCTGCATGTGGCCCAGGTCGGCCAAAAGCTCGTCCAGCTGCCGGGCGGCTGCCGTGGGTGGGGGCGAGGGGATCAGTGGCTGTGGGACTGGTATGGGACTGCTGGGCACGGCAGAGAGTGAGGGATGCTGTGGCTTCCGCCCCAAGGCTGGAGGGTGCCCAGGATTGAGAACCTTCCCCCCCACGAGATGTTGCCCTTTCCCCACAGGCCACAGCAGGGGATAGGGGGCCTGCCCAGGGACATGCTGGCAGGGGGTGGCTGCATGCAGCATGGAGGGGGCTGCTGGAAGCCCAGCCCTCACCCCAGCAGTGCTGCAAGGATGCAGGATACAACTCCCCCACCCCAGCTTGCAGAGGGACTATTTTTCAGGGAGATATGCAGGAGGCCAGGTGACCCCAGAGGACGTGTCCCATTGATGGAAAGGATAGCCCCAGATGGCTTTGCCCTCCCATGGTCATGTTTTACCTGTACACTGTCTCCAAAGCCTCTCCTGGAGGCTGAGCCCAAGGCGGCAGCTGCACCTAGAAGGACAAACCCTCACACCTGAGCCTGCAGGATGCTCCCCTGGCACCCTTCACTGCCAGCCTGGCAACACCACCACCCCTGTCACAAGCTGAACAGGATCTCGGCCGCCAGCCCCACCATGTTGGGGCGTTACCTTCAGGGCCACCGAGGCAAGTGGCTCACGGCCACGTGGGGCTGGGGGCCCCGCTGTGGCTGGATCCTGCTTGCAGGAACTTGGCGTCTGCAGCACGCAGTCCTTGGAGGCTGGGCGAGAGCTCTGCTCCAGTTCTGCCAGCAAGGCATCTGCACGGAGAGACCTGGGTTGGGCACTCTAGCCACTGGCTGTCATCCCTGCCTGTGCACCCCCCCAAGCAGTCTTGTGCCACTCCTGAAATCTCAGGAGCAAAAGTAGCATCACGGTAGCTTCTGCCAGCCAGGTGCCCGGGCACTGAGGGGCTGTGGTGGCCCTGAGCACCCTCACCCAGATAGATCACCATCCCCAACAGAGGATGTGCCGGCCCCACTGCACAGCCTTCCTGAAGCATGGAGGACTGCTGGCAACTCTCCCCCACACCATCTCTGGCTTACAAAGAAACATCCATCAGCTCTTAAATTCATGCCAGCACAAGCCCTGGCACGGGAGAGCTAAACTTTTGTGCTTTCTGCGTGCCCAGAGCAGCGCTTCCTACAGGGAGGGCAAAGCGCTTTCTCTTTCCACTTTTACTTCACCACGTTGGCCATCCCTTGAAATCTCACTGCCCTCACGTTGGGAAACAGGAAGGGATGTCCTGCACAGCACGGTTGCTTCCCTGATCCCGTGTCCCCCACCCAGGGCCAGGGATGATTCCCAGCAGCCTTGGACACCGGGCTGCTCAGCCCCATTGCGTGCAGCCGGGATTGCATTGCTGCTGCAGCCCATTTCCTGTCTTCAAACGCTCTCTATTTTCAACAAGGTGCTCGCTTGGCTACCTGGGCTCCATTCGTCCCCTGAGATGGGGGGAGGCACAGCAGGGAGTGCAGCTCCATTGCTGCCCCCTCTGAAGCATCCCCACCTGACCCTGAGGTAGAGGAAGGACAAGTCTCCCCCGAGCCGCTGAAGGAACGACCCCACACCATGCCTGGGCGCAGGACTGGCTCTGGAGGGGCCCAGCTTACCTAAATCCTCCATCCTGCCTCAGCATGGGGTCCCGGCagctggggagctggggctggtgcaGCGCCttcagggtagtgagcttgcagGCTGGGCTGCGCAGGCTTTCAGTTCCGCTCTCCAGCCTTGCCTCCACCCGCCCCAGGGCTGGGGTTTGTTGCTCAGAGTTTTTCCTTTGTGGGTTGTGCACTATCCACCACGTGAGATGGGTAGCAGGCAGAAAGTGGTGGCAGAGGTTGGGGCTGGAGAGGGAAGAAACTGGCCAGCGGCTTGTCCAGGGAGCTCCTGACTCAGAAAAACATACAAGCTCCTTGGGCTTCTCAGCTGAAAGCCAGAGTGCATGTGTCCTGCAGACCCAGGCCCTTTCCAGAAGCCACCGGCCGCATGTGATGAGGGACGGCATTCCTGCACTGGGTGGAAATGCATTTGTGACACTCTGACGGAAGCAGGCACAGGACCTGTAGTGCCGGCATGCTCCAACACAGCCTTGCCTTTTGGGGGGATGCTTTTGGAGCCTCATCTCGGATTTCCAGGTAATGGCAAATCCCTTTGTGCCACTTAGAGCCAGCGTGAGCGTAAGGACTTGGCTCACTGCAGCAATGCAGATGGTGGTGGCTGTGCCACACTCTCCCTGTGTTAATGATTTGGGCCACTTAAAAGTTTCCCAGAGGTGCCATGTGTGTGGCTGCTGGGCACAGCTCAGCCCTGTCAGGCATGAGCACGTCACCACCAGCCAGGCACAACACCCAGCAGCAGACCTGAGCAGTGATCTGTGCCGGTAATTTGAGCGATTTACCCATCATTgggacttttctgcttctcccaagCCAGACAGCTTCAGTCTCTGGGCACCCCATGCAGCCATTTCAGGCGATAAGCCCACGAGCACCTGAATGTGTGTCTTGAGGCAGGAGCAATGCAGGTGTTTCTGGCAGACATACAGGTTGAGGTGGCTGTCTGCCTGCCCCCCAGATGCAGGCACAGGTCCCTCACTGTTTGGGACCATTTGGGAAGACAGCGCCACAGGTACTGCCATTATCCCTGGTGCCTCCACCAATGCCCAACTCTTATGAGGGTGATCTAGTGATGTTTATGGCTTGCCTTTTTAGCAGAGAAATCTTTTGGCACTGCTGAGAGCAGCCAGTGGATGTTGGAACAGCTCCAAGGGACTGGTTAGTAATCTGGAGTGGGGGGATGAAgtggaggctgctgcagcagagaggtAAAGAACTGGCATATTCATTGCACCAGTGGACAGGGAAATGGCAGGAGATGGCAGTGCAATGATGCCCACAATCAAAACATGCCCCAGATCTGAGGTGTAGACATCTGGGATGACATAGCAGGGGACCTCTTTTGTTATCTGCTCACAGTAGGGACATCCAGCAGGGCACCATCTCAGGAAAAGCCACGTGGGACGCTGAACTGTGAGTCCACGATACGTTTCAGGACAAGCAATACTGAGAGCTACCCAACAAAAGACAAGAAGAGGTACTGCTCGTATCACTCCCTTATGGCTACTCTGAGGCAGGATCGTTGCGTCAGACACTTCCCCTTCTGCAAATAACAGAACCTTCCTGTCTGTGGACGGTTTCGGGTTATTTTTAGACTTCTCAGTGATTTACTCTCCCCCACCAGTGATAATGTGAGCCCTAGTGTAAACAACTATCTGGAGCTGTAACGTCATATTATAAAATTTGCCATTACAAAACACATGCCCAACAGATGCAAATGGCTGAGCTGTGTCCTGATCTGAGCTGTATTTCCATGCAATGATTTAGCCAACCTATTTTAACCACAACTAAGTGACACCATGCCTTGCCTACAAAGGAGGAATCAATCATGACAGTGACTTGAGAATAACTTCCCACATCGAGATGCTCTAGTTtgaaataaaattgattttatttaagAACAAATGCAAAGTCATTTCACTGCAGAGAGTATGGGTTAACTGCAGCAGAACAGTTAGTTTGGAAAGTGATGTCAATCAGTTTTCCAGCTAGACAAGTCTTTGGGgagagaaagaatattttcagccACTTTTACAATACAAACAGCAGTAGCAGACATTACTTAAATTCTTGCTGAGATTTCCTTcttgagaagagagagaaaattttcaattGGAAGAAAACTAACAGATTGACATTGGACTGACAAAAAGCAAGAGCCAGCCAAACTGTCTCTGTGCTGAAAATGAGCCTCAAACTACTCAGGTAACGAACTCCAGAAGTGGTTTGTACATTGCCTTTAAAAAACACCACTGCTGAAAAAGCATGCTGTCACAGCTTCTGCAGGAGGCTGAATTGGCAGCCCCTTGCCTTGGTCTGGAAGGGACAGAAGGAATCCTGTGCAAGTATGTCAAACTTTTCCGGTTCTTTAAATTTCACGTTAGGATGtactcctcctccccacagcctGGTGTCTTCACCAAGAGGAATCAGACCATATGCGGTCCTCCACAATAAGACGGTTTATTAGAGCACTCTTAGGAATTGAGGAATGGAGATTTGGACACACTCTTGTTTTCTAGTCATACATAATAAAGCTTAGGACTTGAAACTCAAAAGcgggaggaagaaaaagggaaactgagTCATCTCACTGATGGGTATCAGTTTACCAGTGAAATGCCTCCGGCTCTTTGAGTTcccttttatttttgctatttgtaGAGAGGGGATGAAGAGCACTCGTTCTGCTACTGTAGTGGGGCACCCTTACCAGAAGGGCACTGAGCACCCTTGAAACAAACAGTGGACATGAAAGCCAGCTTATGTAGAGGAGCTTTCTTCTTCCCAACCCCACTGCtgggggaggctgaggggcaGTACACCGACCTCAGGAAGCACAGCATAGCCTGCCTTTCTCTGGCTCTTTGTAAAGTAGCTTCCACCTGTTCCCCAATAAATTCTCCCCTGTGTAGGGTAAGTTCTTGAGTTTTGTTTGGACCTCCTCGTGGAAGCCGGAGGCTTGCAGCCAAGCAGACCACCATCCATCCACCCCCCCCGAGACAGCAGCTCTCGCCACTGTATCCCCTGCATTAAAGGCTGCTTGCACCTGATGCCTGGCTGGGTCTGTGCTCTCAGGAACGATGGCCTGGAAGGCCTGATGCTAGTCCTGTGGAAAATGTTTTGCTAGTGCAGAAACTTTCTTCCAGAGCTCAGCTTGCCCTCTGGCCATGTAGACTTGATAGTCCATGATACgaagtgctgcagctgctgactGGTAAATCCTCTGCCCAGATGAATCTAGGTGTCACAGTTCTAGGTTTTGGGATGCAGTACCATACTCCCAGTCTGCCTTCTCCCTTATCATTGCTGCCTTAACTACCATGCTCTGCTGTGCAGGTTGAGAGACAAAACCGACTGCATCCTCAGGGAGCATGTATTTTCTCTCAATTTCCTTTGACACAGGAGGAGCAGTGTGGGGCGTCTGCCATACTTTCTTTAGCAGCTTGTCCCATAGGCTGCAAGGGCATGGCAACTCTATTGCAGGAGGGCTTTTGATCCAGATACCTATCAATGAGACACCCTGTTGACTCCTGCAATGGAATTAAATTAAATCCAACCAGTTGGGCCAATCTTTTCAAGAACTGGGGGAAAGATGGATTTTCTGAATGTGGAAATATTACCCTCTTGTTCTTCTGTTCTAAAATGGTAGGTAAGATCAGCCAAATCATCCTCTCCAGAAGAATCACAGCAACAACCTTCGTCCCTGAAAGCAACACCTGGCTTCCAGCTGGCTGAGTCACAATCCACTGTTGGCATCATGGGTTGAGGAGGGGACAGTCTTTCACAGGGGCATGACAGCAGCTGTTCTGAGACTGTTGGCAGAGGGGGCATTCGACTTGCAGTAACTGCTTCATCCAGTGAAAGATACAGCTCTTGAGATGTGGAGGATATCCTCGGTTCCAAAAGCATTCCGGCTGCACTGGACCTCACCAAAGCATCTGGAGGTGGCTCTCTGGGTCTTGAGGCAACCTCAGCGATTAGGAGGATGGATCTGCTCAGGTCTGATTGCATACCCAGCCACTAAGATTCCCCAGATTGCAGTTCCAGTCCCAACACCGGGTAGAAAGGATGGAGTGGAGACTGGGACATGAAACTGCTGGAAGGTGGTGGCTTCGGTGTCCATGAACCTGAAGCTTTTGGGTTCCGTTTGGTTCTCACATGacagtgctgcttctgcagggaGCATGTGTTGTCGGGTACCGTGAAAGTTCTGCTTTGGGGAAGTAACTCAGTTTTTGGAGATGACAACAGCATGTCCTTCAGCAGAGCCACTCTCCCATGCTCTGCTGGAAGGCACAGCGGGGTCACCAGCTGTAGTGCTGGGAGGGAGCACTGGCCACTGGCAGAGAAGGCGAGCTCATGCCAGCGCTGAGTGGACCTCCCCTTTGCTGCCCCGCAGCTCACCCGCTCAGGGTGTAGGTCGGTGCCACCGCTGGGCCGGGCCCACAGCAGTGCCCGGACCTGCGGGCAGCGCAGGGGGCCATGCCGGCACAGGCCCCTCGGCCCTGCGGGTCGTGGCCCCGCTCCCAGGCAGAGGGCGCAACGGTCGAGCTCGTCTGGCACCAAGATCCTGCGGCCGCGGGGGGGCAGCGGTTGGGCCCTTGGGCAGGCCGGCCCCCCGCCATCGCCCCGCCGGATCCCGCAGCTCCCAGCGTGCCCCGCGGCCACTTCCGGCCAGGCCGCGCCCGTCCCGCCGCCTGCGGGAACTACATCTCCCGGCAGGAAGCGCGCATGCGCGGAAGCCGGACGGAAgcgggcggggctgccgccgcAGACCACGCCCCCTTTGCGCCGGCCGCCATTTTGTCACCGACTTTCACCCGCCGCCCGacggggcttttttttttttttttttttcttaaaggagaaGCGACAGCCAAAAGCAGGCCCCGCCGCCAGGCCTCGCCGGAACCGCGAGCGGCGCCGCAGCCCCGCGGCAGGGAGCGagccgcgcggggcggggggcgagcGGCTTCCCCTGCCAGGCCTCGCCCGCAGGGCGAGGGGACCCGGGGGCAGCCGGAGGGGCGCAGGCAGCGGCGGCGGTAGGGAGCCCGGCAGTGCCGagggccgggcggcggccgcgCGGCGGCTGGGCGAGCCGGGCGGTGAGCCTGCGGAGCGGCAGCCGAAGGGGCCGCGCTCGGGTgggcgccgcggcggggccggccggggcgggggggggagcgggagagCGAGCGCGGCGGCCCCAGCGGCGCCTGCGCGGCGTGGCGCACGCCCGGGGCGCGCGGGGAGCGGGTCCGCTGGTTGGCCGCGCGGCAGCGGGGGGACgggccccgccgcagccgggcCGGCCATTGGCCGGGCGGCGCGCGAGCGGCGGAGAAAGGCGGGAGGGCagcgggaggcgggaggcggggctgggggcggggccaTCCCTCGTCTCCCGCCCGCGGATTGGCGGGCGCGGGGAGGAGGTGGGTCGCCCCGCGGCCCCGCGTGAAGGTGGGCGGCGGGTGCTGATTGGGTGCGGCTGAGGCGGGCGGGGGAAGGTTTGGCGGGCGGGAGGAGCgcgcagcagccgccgccgcggccctGCCGCTCGCCGCCCCGATGCCGGCGGGCACCGAGCAGCCGGGGGGCGCCGAGGAGCAGCCGCCCGCTCagggcccgccggcggcggcggcagagaGGCCGCCGTCCTCGGGCCGCCGCCgtccgccgctgcccgccgccgagCAGGGGGAGGAGTCCGGCGGCAGCCGGGTGCTGAGGGGCGGCcgcgagcggggccgggccgcggccgcctcggccgccgggggagccgctgccgccgctgcctcTCGCCGCCGCAAGGCCGAGTATCCCCGGCGCCGGCGGAGCAGCCCCGGGTCCCGGCCCGCCGCCGAGCAGCCCGCCGCCGAGACGCCGGCCGCGGCCAAGAAGGCCCCCCGGGCCGGGTGAGTGCCCTGCGGCGCCGCGCTTggcccccgccggccgcggggTCGGGGGCCGGgaatggggtgggaggggggttGGCGGCcccgcccggggaggggggcctcTCTCCCCCGTCCCGCTCGAGTGGCGCCTAGGCCCCGGGGCCCGCCTCCAGCCGCGGGGCGCCCCGCGCCTCCGCCTCTTTGTTCCGGGCCGAGCCGGGGCCGGCCCCACCGGTCCCTTCCCAGGAAAGGCTGTGTCCCGAGTGCTGCCTGCCCTCGGCCGCCCTGCCTATTGCAGCAGGCGTGCCTTCGGTTGTAAGCAAAACCGTACGTGCCTCCTGTGTGAGCCGCCTGCTGCGCAGCGTCCTCGGGGATAGCTGCCGCCTTCCTCGGTGATCCTCGGTCCCCAGCTTCTGTTGGTGCCCTGTGCCAAAAGTCTCCGTGAAGGAGGTGGCGGGATTTATTTTCTCGTGAGGAGGCGATTATATCTCACTGCTGCTTTATTTCTGGAGTAGGAAACTAGCCACGTGCACATGTGCGCTTGGAGCATTTGGTAATGTAGCTTATCTGCCTTGTTCCAAGGACAGAGTCCCTCTGATTTAGACGTCACAATTATGGGCAAGACTGGGCTTTTGCTGATGTATTATTATGGTTCACCTAAGCTTTCTCCGGATAAAATAATCTGTGTTGGTATAAGGGGTTGAAACCAGCAATTTGAGAACAAGCCAATGGGTCTGTCCACAGTTGGGAATTGGGGCTCATTCTCCACATCATTCAGTTTCTTGTTCTGCTGCCACACCACAGAAGCTGTCTCTTATGCTcgccttttgtattttttcaggtgCACGGATAAAGCAGCTGGTAAAGGTAAGAGCTAAATTACTTACTCCTACTGTTGTATTCCATCCAGAAAGTTAGGGCTTTCCCACGAAGGTAGCCAAACATCTGTTGGATCTTCCTTTTAAAGATCGTTTTGTTGCTTGATGACATGCAGTTTCTTTCCATGGTCTCTCTCACGATTGTGGAACTGTGATAAGCTGCTGCTGATGTTCGCACGTGCCCAATGTACAAAAACTTATTCTTCCAAATAACCACTAGGGTATTACTTCACTATCAGAAGTTGAGAGCACGCTGCACTGCAGTTTGACAGCTCTTGTTACACGGTGGTCCCGAGTAGCTGGCAAAACCTGGGCTCGCATCATGCCAATGGATGGCATGAACCTTTGCATGGAAATTGGCGCTGAGAAGTGATGTCTGCTTCTAATCCAAAGGAAATGTGccttggtgattttttttgtttgtttcttgtttggtttttagtCTTTAAAAACTGTCATAAATACAGGTAGCTCTGTCTGTGAAAGATCTGTGGAAATAAGAGAAGTCAAATATTTACACTTGTACTTTTCTAGCTTTAGTGGATGGTGAATTTTTTATGCTTACGTCTTCAGGGATGAAAGAGAAAAGTTTTGAAGGGGCGAGAGTAGCTTAATGGGTCTAATCAAGAAAGCCCCAAATGTGGGgagctgcagccaggagcagaaCTTTTGTTCTTCCAGTGCGAACTATGTGAGCTCTGTGCATCTATTTAACAGCTTcttataccaaaaaaaaattgttagaggGCTTTGCTCCTTACCCAGTGATGACTTCTGAAACAGTTCCAAGTAAAAGGCTTTGCGTAGTGTTGGTTTTGATCTGGCGCTAGAGAATTGTCACAGAATGAAATAGTGAGGAAAGAAGGTCATACACCTGTGCAAATGAATTCACCTTTCTGCTGGAGCAGAAAGTTCAGTTCTTGTTTGCAGGCATTTGTGTCTTGAAGGCTGCCTTTAGTCTTGTAATTATATAGCTCTTTAACTTTATTCCTACAAGTCTATAGCTTTATTCCATTTGGGTGTTGAAATCCATCACAGTCCTAGCTGGCAAGGTGTGTTTTTTCAGACCAAAGCAGAATTAACCGATGTGTGTTTAGCACAGACCCCGCTTGTGTCCATTTACCCCTTACTGCGTAAAGGGTGGGTAGGGTATTGTAAGAGCTTCAGCCTTTTAGGTCAAGGCAAAGTTGCTGAAATGTGTAAAAAGACGTGGCATTGTCACTTAATATGCATATAGTGTTAACATCACATTTTAATAGTGATTCGCAGTATTTTGGGTACCCTTAAGCAGAAATGTTTATGTATGGTCCCATTTTTACCCCAGTTTCTTGGGACATGCTTGGAAATGGCAAATGCCAGTCTGAAATTTCCCAAGTTTGGTGGCTCTTGCACTCTAGCCATTTAACTTTAGGCTCTGAGAGGTCCAGCTGTCCTTGAATGTGAGAGTGGAAAGAGTATTTATTAAATTTCTTGGACTCTTTTTTTATGATTACACTTGCAGCCAAAATAGGTGGTGTGAATGTTTGCATGGAAATTGGCATTGAGAAATGATGACTACTTCTAGTCCAAAGGAAATCTGccttggtgatttttttgtttgtcatttgttttttagtctttaaaaatgcagaagtgagAAAGCTGCACTTCTGTGTCCCAGCTGCACACTGGATGAAGTCCTTGCTGCATGCTTGTGCTTATTGGGGAAGACATGGAAACAGACTGAATAAAGTGTCTTCCTCAGACAGACAGATCATGCAGTATGCAGGAGAGAAACTTCTCTCCCGCTCCCCCCTTTTTGGCCTTTAGCATAAAATGTTTCAAGAGGCCTAGTCAGGTGTAAGCAAACTGTAGCTTTCCCTGCACGGCACGGTTTTTGGTAGCTAGGAGTCCTCTGTAATTCTGGAAGGTAAAATACCATTTGTTGTTCCACCCCTGGATGGAGCTGGGTTGAGGAAGAAATCCAGTAAAACTGCGGAGTGGTTCTGGTGAAGGCTTTGAATGTAGTGCTAGCATTTACTGGTGTGAGTTCTGGCATGGAATTTAATTCTGCATGGTGATTTGCGTTATGCTGTTACCTTTTACTATAAAATATTAAATCCAGTTTAGAATATTAAATTTGCGTGAGCTCAGCCATAACTGTTAGCCTCTGTATACAGGGCAAATGGCCTATGGAAGTGAGGTATACCTGGTGACACATCCTGTGTATCTATTGGACAAATGAAAAACTTGCTGCACCGAAGTTTGTTTAGTAAGTTTTGTTGCCTTATGTTTGGGATTATATTTTGAAGTAAAACCACCAGTGTTGCTGTTGGTAAAGAAAGCTTAGAGGTGATGGGTGTGATCACAGCTAAATTTGTGCTATCAATTATAACCAAGATGCTATAACAGTGGAAGTGTCTCgccaagttttacattcttctgtGTAGTGCCATGGGATCAGAGGGCTTTTCTGCTTGTCGACTTGGGAGCACAGGCTCAAAGGTCTGACTGTGCAGGTCTGATGGGAAGATTACAGGAAGGTTAAAGTCGAAGGTGCGTATTGTGTCAGAATTAGTACGTGATTGTTACCATACTAGTCTGCATGAAGGCAGTTGCAAAGTCAGCCATACCAATTGTATTTCCCGTCTTGTCTGCTTGGTCATGCAATTGCAATATTATCCTAATGTGTTTCTGTAGAAATATTAGTTATGTAAGTAGAATATTTAGTCTCAGCTTATAAATGAATTCATGTAGCTAGTCAGACTGTGTAGTGTAATTCACATTTGACTTCCTGTGATGCTGTATAGTCttgtggaaataattttcattttagttaggcctgaataattttaattattgGAATATAGATTTAATGAATACACTTCATGTCCTTCCATTGCTGGATTGAAAATTCAGTGCTTACTGTGATTCTTAAAGTCATGTTAGCAGTCAAACAAAACCTGCTTCTCCAATTTAATTTTACACCCAAACCAGTTTCTGACTCTACCCACCTTTTTGTAAGATTTTGCCTCTGCTGTTTAGTAACCACTTTTAGGAGTTTGAATGAAATCTTTCAATCAGTTACAGTTGAAAAAAACAGGCTGTGTAGCTATTCTGGAGGGAGTGTCATAGTAGTGGCTGAATATAAAGATGCGAGGTTTGTACTTAGTGGTAGAGCCCCCCTGCCTTACTGTGTTCCCAAAACATATGTGCTTTGTCTTCGAGGTTTTAGAGCTGCAGGTTGCAAGAAGATTACTTCTCCTGCAGCAAGAAGAAAGAGGGTGGGGTTGGAAGCATTTGTACAAATGTAATATACCATGAATGAACACTCAGATTACTGAATCTCCATGTCTAATGTTGCTCTGTTTGTGTCACACAGCTGAAACGTACTTGATGTGGACCCTTGTTTATGCAAgttatttttcttgcctgtgtTCATCTTGCAACTTTACATTGGTATTGGTGCTTTTTTGCAGTGATAAGAACAAGATCCAGTGTATTTCTTTTAAGTGAATGTAGGTACACAGCTGTGTGGTATTGCTATTAAAAGGTGGAAAGAAGAGTTTGTCGGAGAGGTAAAACAGGGCCACATGAAGCCTTTATTTACTTAAAGCTG contains:
- the LPXN gene encoding leupaxin isoform X3, with protein sequence MEDLDALLAELEQSSRPASKDCVLQTPSSCKQDPATAGPPAPRGREPLASVALKVQLPPWAQPPGEALETVYSSPIPVPQPLIPSPPPTAAARQLDELLADLGHMQSKLVAVGQGAGVPVEPKPSLDNMLGSLTRDLQELGITATPASVCATCHKPIAGKVFTALGKTWHPEHFTCARCGQELGSRPFFERGGQAYCEEDYHQAFSPRCAYCAGPIREKVLTALDQTWHPEHFFCAHCGKVFGDDGFHEQSGKPYCHQDFLAMFAPKCQGCDRPVTDNYLSALQGVWHPECFVCTECLSSFTRGSFFELQGRPYCELHFHQRQGNICHGCGHPVTGRCITAAGRKYHPEHFICAYCLGQLQKGTFREHGDKMYCRACHDKLFL
- the LPXN gene encoding leupaxin isoform X1 — translated: MEDLDALLAELEQSSRPASKDCVLQTPSSCKQDPATAGPPAPRGREPLASVALKVQLPPWAQPPGEALETVYSSPIPVPQPLIPSPPPTAAARQLDELLADLGHMQSKVSLGPGGKEVGGLALTQPSSGPHHPPSWQLVAVGQGAGVPVEPKPSLDNMLGSLTRDLQELGITATPASVCATCHKPIAGKVFTALGKTWHPEHFTCARCGQELGSRPFFERGGQAYCEEDYHQAFSPRCAYCAGPIREKVLTALDQTWHPEHFFCAHCGKVFGDDGFHEQSGKPYCHQDFLAMFAPKCQGCDRPVTDNYLSALQGVWHPECFVCTECLSSFTRGSFFELQGRPYCELHFHQRQGNICHGCGHPVTGRCITAAGRKYHPEHFICAYCLGQLQKGTFREHGDKMYCRACHDKLFL
- the LPXN gene encoding leupaxin isoform X2 — its product is MLHAATPCQHVPGQAPYPLLWPVGKGQHLVGGKVLNPGHPPALGRKPQHPSLSAVPSSPIPVPQPLIPSPPPTAAARQLDELLADLGHMQSKVSLGPGGKEVGGLALTQPSSGPHHPPSWQLVAVGQGAGVPVEPKPSLDNMLGSLTRDLQELGITATPASVCATCHKPIAGKVFTALGKTWHPEHFTCARCGQELGSRPFFERGGQAYCEEDYHQAFSPRCAYCAGPIREKVLTALDQTWHPEHFFCAHCGKVFGDDGFHEQSGKPYCHQDFLAMFAPKCQGCDRPVTDNYLSALQGVWHPECFVCTECLSSFTRGSFFELQGRPYCELHFHQRQGNICHGCGHPVTGRCITAAGRKYHPEHFICAYCLGQLQKGTFREHGDKMYCRACHDKLFL
- the LPXN gene encoding leupaxin isoform X4, translating into MEDLDALLAELEQSSRPASKDCVLQTPSSCKQDPATAGPPAPRGREPLASVALKVQLPPWAQPPGEALETVYSSPIPVPQPLIPSPPPTAAARQLDELLADLGHMQSKVSLGPGGKEVGGLALTQPSSGPHHPPSWQLVAVGQGAGVPVEPKPSLDNMLGSLTRDLQELGITATPASVCATCHKPIAGKVFTALGKTWHPEHFTCARCGQELGSRPFFERGGQAYCEEDYHQAFSPRCAYCAGPIREKVLTALDQTWHPEHFFCAHCGKVFGDDGVPEQLHPWLLLRAAGTSLLRAALPPAAGQHLPRLRPSCDRPLHHSCRAQVPPRALHLRLLPGPAAERHLP